One Equus asinus isolate D_3611 breed Donkey chromosome 26, EquAss-T2T_v2, whole genome shotgun sequence genomic window carries:
- the LOC139042228 gene encoding uncharacterized protein, protein MNNATKNIQELRNCSKAAASSDNSTKHVYIKVPIFPHLRHLLDYNNPNGFEMVGDLQTSFFVWNLQSGTHLSTFPHRTGPFPGNLGPRGYKERGHSATETSQPQASRNPRTHKWPQGEHFSPYRCPPRIGSRLGTVEEGTDTERQSTTSLNEGASAQLHTTTLSAGETIATFSCGHTHTHTHTHAGVLRPAVPDTAGLRPGAETRLTLRFPASSPLLAVAIESSRPCSFRAALPDSSQHDSADNPEGRKTRESRQPKPPVASRHGHPPALPARDLQVPDRLQRIPPTGRRRCCEMRHRLSRSSRKFVSAAGSSGTCSVAWERHRADRLALIAQARARGDCGASAAESRRPEHLAGGRDDRAESEEPEEEASQGPDSSQACWGEGHGGDPPAAQATQPALAFTGDKQKEEPEDLESLAEVCAVWIGVILPSTLPLFQDLTHFENEQDWSKGKDLSFPKRDPGPQALVKNPLSSMETDTTKDKHLGSLSPPCKETQADGKAADQQGHGLAPLCK, encoded by the exons atgaataatgctactaagAACATTCAG gaacTCCGAAACTGTTCTAAAGCAGCTGCAtcatctgacaattccaccaaaCATGTATATATTaaagttccaatttttccacatcttcgCCATCTTTTGGATTACAATAATCCTAATGGATTTGAAATG GTCGGTGACCTGCAGACAAGTTTCTTTGTCTGGAATCTTCAGTCTGGGACTCACCTTTCTACCTTCCCACATAGGACGGGGCCATTTCCAGGGAACCTGGGTCCCCGGGGCTACAAGGAGAGGGGGCACTCAGCCACAGAGACCTCACAACCACAAGCTTCCAGAAACCCTCGAACCCACAAATGGCCTCAGGGTGAGCATTTCTCACCCTACCGGTGCCCGCCCCGTATCGGTTCCCGGCTGGGCACAGTTGAGGAGGggacagacacagaaagacaatcaACGACATCGTTAAACGAAGGGGCATCCGCACAGCTTCACACAACCACTCTCTCGGCTGGAGAGACAATCGCCACTTTCTCAtgtggtcacacacacacacacacacacacacacgctggcGTGCTAAGGCCCGCGGTTCCAGACACCGCCGGTCTCCGTCCCGGGGCGGAGACACGCCTCACCCTCCGCTTCCCCGCGTCCAGCCCGCTCCTGGCTGTCGCGATAGAAAGCAGCAGGCCATGCTCCTTCCGCGCCGCGCTGCCCGACTCGTCCCAGCACGACAGCGCTGACAACCCAGAAGGAA GAAAGACCCGAGAGAGCCGGCAACCCAAGCCTCCTGTGGCGTCTCGGCACGGTCATCCTCCGGCGCTGCCAGCCCGCGACCTGCAGGTCCCCGACCGACTTCAGCGAATCCCCCCGACCGGCCGCAGGCGCTGCTGTGAGATGCGGCACCGCCTCTCGCGGTCCAGCCGGAAGTTTGTTTCCGCCGCGGGGTCTTCTGGGACGTGTAGTGTGGCCTGGGAGCGCCATAGGGCCGATCGGTTGGCCTTGATCGCTCAGGCCCGGGCGAGGGGTGACTGCGGTGCGTCCGCCGCAGAGTCGCGGAGACCAGAACACCTGGCCGGCGGAAGGGATGATAGAGCGGAGTCTGAGGAGCCTGAAGAAGAGGCATCCCAGGGCCCTGACAGCAGCCAGGCCTGTTGGGGAGAAGGGCATGGGGGTGACCCTCCTGCCG CACAAGCTACCCAGCCAGCTTTAGCATTTACTGGGGACAAACAGAAAGAAGAGCCAGAGGACCTAGAATCCCTGGCGGAGGTCTGTGCTGTTTGGATTGGTGTGATCCTGCCTTCAACATTGCCCCTCTTTCAAGACCTTACCCACTTTGAGAACGAACAGGACTGGAGTAAAGGCAAAGATCTGTCCTTCCCTAAGAGGGACCCAGGGCCACAGGCACTGGTCAAG aatccactgtcctccatggagacagacaccaccaaggacaagcacctaggttcattatctcctccctgcaaagagacacaggctgatgggaaagctgctgaccagcaaggtcatgggctcgcTCCTCTCTGCAaatag